One genomic segment of Thalassospiraceae bacterium LMO-SO8 includes these proteins:
- a CDS encoding AraC family transcriptional regulator, whose amino-acid sequence MADRYDRLSALISRFDLRVLRVPLGEGNMAVFGDPETGVPGRVEIRTRGGVPDAGPNEMPVAACSIDWGGAANPLMAALPAIVSLPIRDVETRALLDVFLAEAGARRCGSDKVLERLAEVLVIRLMRQQIEQGAAEPGVLAGLADTRLSRAISALHENPGRAWSNADLAAVAGMSLSRFADTFRAVVGEAPQSYLRRWRMTLARQDMDRGARVQAVARRYGYASSEALSRAFHRQFGVNPTKLRRAG is encoded by the coding sequence ATGGCCGACCGATATGATCGACTGTCCGCTCTGATCTCCCGTTTTGACCTGCGGGTTCTGCGGGTGCCTTTGGGCGAGGGCAATATGGCCGTGTTCGGCGACCCGGAAACGGGTGTGCCGGGGCGTGTCGAAATCCGCACCCGGGGCGGCGTTCCCGACGCCGGGCCTAATGAGATGCCGGTCGCCGCCTGTTCGATCGATTGGGGTGGGGCGGCCAATCCTTTGATGGCGGCCTTGCCGGCGATCGTCTCTCTGCCGATCCGTGATGTGGAGACGCGGGCGCTTCTGGATGTGTTCCTGGCCGAGGCCGGGGCGCGGCGCTGTGGGTCCGACAAGGTTCTGGAACGTCTGGCCGAGGTTCTGGTGATCCGCCTGATGCGTCAGCAGATCGAACAGGGGGCGGCCGAGCCGGGCGTATTGGCGGGACTTGCCGATACGCGCCTGTCACGCGCCATATCGGCCCTGCACGAAAATCCGGGCCGGGCGTGGTCGAATGCTGATCTGGCGGCGGTCGCGGGCATGTCGTTGTCGCGTTTCGCCGATACGTTTCGCGCGGTTGTCGGCGAAGCCCCGCAAAGCTATCTGCGCCGTTGGCGGATGACGCTGGCGCGCCAGGACATGGACCGGGGGGCCCGCGTTCAGGCTGTCGCCCGGCGCTACGGCTATGCCAGTTCGGAGGCCCTGTCCCGGGCCTTTCACCGACAGTTCGGTGTTAATCCGACCAAGCTGCGCCGCGCCGGATAG
- a CDS encoding flagellar motor protein MotB: MLLPRRSERDLERDHKASQMWLLTFTDLVSLMLTFFVMLFSMSNVKLDRWDNVIDSLSQSLAPEQVKTPISSTATHNIATVFRKRAINLDYLTSVLREKIESDELLKQTQFMRLEDRLVLALPGDLLFEAGRAVMTDRARAALFRLGGALSTVANQLGVNGHSDPSPVAGGDYASNWELSTARAAAVANQLRAAGYADPIVAFGYSDSRYDQLPPMPPAQRQLMGRRVDIVVFPTSGGLR; this comes from the coding sequence ATGCTGTTGCCAAGACGCTCCGAACGGGACCTGGAACGCGACCACAAGGCGTCGCAAATGTGGCTGCTGACGTTCACGGATCTGGTGTCGCTGATGCTGACCTTCTTCGTCATGCTGTTCTCCATGTCCAACGTCAAGCTGGACCGCTGGGACAACGTGATCGATTCCCTGTCGCAAAGCCTGGCCCCGGAACAGGTGAAAACGCCCATTTCCTCGACCGCCACGCACAACATCGCAACGGTGTTTCGTAAACGCGCCATTAACCTGGATTATCTAACATCCGTGCTGCGGGAAAAGATTGAGAGCGATGAACTGCTTAAGCAAACGCAGTTCATGCGGTTGGAGGACAGATTGGTCCTGGCCTTGCCTGGGGATTTGCTGTTTGAGGCGGGACGTGCGGTCATGACGGACCGCGCGCGCGCCGCCTTGTTCCGCTTGGGCGGGGCGCTCAGCACCGTCGCCAACCAATTGGGCGTGAACGGCCATTCCGATCCGTCGCCGGTGGCCGGCGGCGATTATGCCTCCAACTGGGAACTGTCGACCGCCCGCGCCGCCGCCGTGGCCAACCAACTGCGCGCCGCCGGCTACGCGGACCCCATCGTCGCCTTCGGATATTCGGACAGCCGTTATGACCAGCTGCCGCCCATGCCGCCGGCCCAGCGCCAGCTTATGGGGCGGCGCGTCGACATCGTCGTATTCCCGACGTCCGGGGGACTGCGATGA
- a CDS encoding DUF6468 domain-containing protein has protein sequence MTFSFSLTLEIILALLLVVMIWYSVILNRRLTRFRGNREQMEKLAATFNDATTRATASIGDLRIASDALQDQLAKAESLRDDLVFLVDRGTIAADRLEENVRIARDEYVGGGDAETADPLEVVESARQQRPAPKVAAARGARNTDARDPAPSVGGKKTTPRSEAERALLKAIRSAN, from the coding sequence GTGACCTTTTCCTTTTCCTTGACGCTTGAAATCATTCTGGCCCTCCTGCTGGTGGTCATGATCTGGTATTCGGTGATCCTGAACCGGCGGCTGACCCGCTTCCGCGGCAACCGCGAGCAGATGGAAAAGCTGGCCGCCACCTTCAACGACGCGACGACCCGCGCGACGGCCAGCATCGGCGACCTGCGCATCGCCTCGGACGCGCTGCAGGATCAGTTGGCCAAGGCGGAAAGCCTGCGGGATGATCTGGTATTCCTGGTCGATCGCGGGACCATCGCCGCCGATCGCCTGGAAGAAAACGTGCGTATTGCCCGGGACGAATACGTGGGCGGTGGTGATGCCGAGACGGCGGACCCGCTCGAGGTCGTCGAGTCGGCCCGTCAGCAGCGTCCGGCACCCAAGGTCGCGGCGGCGCGCGGTGCGCGGAATACCGATGCCCGAGACCCCGCGCCGTCAGTCGGCGGCAAGAAAACCACGCCCCGCTCGGAAGCGGAACGCGCCTTGTTGAAAGCCATCCGCTCGGCCAACTAA
- a CDS encoding tetratricopeptide repeat protein: protein MTVRRSLCTVFTVLALAWGLCLMPLMNAEAQAPVQVNVRAGAHATFTRVVFDWPVKVPYKITKDGGLVTVIFEAAARIDDADLNRNPPLFVGGIRSATEGGRTVSVIAVPPRSTVRDFYAGNKIALDVREPAPWQDPAALPAQVSVPGGGKTPAAAQAAEAKPAAPATETVPPVAAAPAKPAVAAQALPQPPIQKPPASTAATKTAPAAAGTATRTAQQLPQRSAQKAAPAGQPLLLTPPAQATATAAAAPAQPPRTATAQASGQAAGGAAAQAPAPGPAPSAQLSVAKGDEGTVTLRFDWAEPVAAAAFRRNGFLWLVFDKRTNVNVPALQEAGGAVISTLQQVYIPQATVLRMTTPKDINPSMRRAGLAWLIDFRAQEATPKIPLEVQAQPDSPIGARIFMPLPEPGKVIPLTDPIVADNMLVVPGIPLGHGVAGTYAYPQFEILPSIQGVVVTPRIDDVRVRSLRQGVEIASAAPTFPLKFSPVSQEMAASARMSAMRPLVRILDLEKWDTPNDAAILQTRAILEQALAVAPKAGQREARMNLARFYFANAYGAEALGVLAHALEVQPSLAQDREWLLLHGGAQFLLGRLPEAEKDLYNAALNGSDEGEFWRAIIQAARGDLNGASIELRRSGSIARPYPRALRFRLSTIVAEAVVEIGDVRTAETLISTLLADSPSPSQEAQIKFVQGRLAELEGDFDGAVSLWEDVMDSPDRLARFRAARSRVELLLRLDRMTKREATEELEKQRFAWRGDNREFDLLRRLGALYLEQDKYREALQTLRQAATHFRDHPDAKAVTKEMSDTFNALYLEDKADTLKPVTAIAIYEEFKELTPAGSRGDTMIQKLADRLVGVDLLDQAAALLEGQIKFRLQGADRARVGARLGLIHLLARKYVDAERVIRATTADGLNADLAQQRNHLLVQALMGQKRYADGLALLEPDESMDGNLLRSEIYWTMGNWNDAAQVLQRVVTASGARRGEKLNRKQARYMLNLATAMTLSGNERGLARIRDSFGAAMAKTEMAKAFDLIAARPALGLIAPESVKERVAVAQNFKSFLTAYRERLEKDPLSAIN, encoded by the coding sequence ATGACCGTTCGCCGAAGCCTTTGCACCGTCTTCACGGTCCTGGCCCTGGCCTGGGGCCTGTGTCTGATGCCTTTGATGAATGCCGAGGCCCAGGCCCCGGTGCAGGTCAACGTGCGCGCCGGTGCGCATGCCACCTTTACCCGGGTCGTGTTCGATTGGCCCGTCAAGGTCCCCTATAAGATCACCAAGGACGGCGGCCTTGTTACCGTGATTTTCGAGGCGGCGGCGCGGATCGACGACGCCGACCTCAACCGTAACCCGCCGCTGTTCGTTGGCGGCATCCGCTCCGCCACCGAGGGCGGGCGCACGGTTTCGGTGATCGCCGTGCCGCCGCGCTCCACCGTGCGCGACTTCTATGCCGGGAACAAGATCGCCCTGGACGTTCGCGAACCCGCGCCGTGGCAGGACCCGGCCGCCCTCCCGGCCCAGGTCAGCGTGCCCGGCGGCGGGAAGACCCCGGCCGCCGCCCAGGCTGCTGAGGCCAAACCCGCCGCCCCGGCGACGGAGACCGTCCCGCCGGTCGCCGCCGCACCGGCCAAGCCCGCCGTCGCCGCCCAGGCCCTGCCCCAGCCGCCCATCCAGAAACCACCGGCCTCCACTGCCGCGACCAAGACCGCCCCCGCCGCGGCGGGCACGGCGACCCGCACCGCGCAGCAGCTTCCTCAGAGGTCCGCGCAAAAGGCCGCGCCCGCCGGTCAGCCGCTGCTTTTGACCCCGCCTGCCCAAGCCACGGCAACTGCCGCCGCCGCGCCCGCGCAACCGCCGCGTACGGCGACCGCCCAGGCTTCGGGGCAGGCCGCCGGCGGTGCCGCGGCTCAGGCCCCGGCACCCGGACCGGCGCCGAGCGCGCAATTGTCCGTGGCCAAGGGTGACGAGGGCACGGTGACCCTGCGCTTCGACTGGGCAGAGCCCGTCGCCGCCGCGGCGTTCCGGCGCAACGGGTTCCTGTGGCTGGTGTTCGACAAGCGCACCAACGTCAACGTTCCCGCCTTGCAGGAAGCCGGCGGCGCCGTCATATCAACGCTGCAGCAGGTCTACATTCCCCAGGCCACCGTTCTGCGCATGACCACGCCCAAGGACATCAATCCGTCCATGCGCCGGGCCGGGCTGGCTTGGCTGATCGATTTCCGGGCCCAGGAAGCGACGCCCAAGATCCCGTTGGAAGTCCAGGCTCAGCCGGATTCCCCCATCGGCGCCCGCATCTTCATGCCGCTGCCGGAACCGGGCAAGGTGATCCCGCTGACCGATCCCATCGTCGCCGACAACATGCTGGTCGTGCCGGGCATTCCGCTCGGCCATGGTGTGGCCGGGACCTATGCCTACCCTCAATTCGAAATTCTGCCCTCCATCCAGGGTGTGGTGGTGACCCCGCGCATCGACGACGTGCGCGTGCGCTCGTTGCGTCAGGGCGTGGAAATCGCCAGTGCGGCGCCCACGTTCCCGCTCAAGTTCTCGCCGGTGTCCCAGGAAATGGCGGCAAGCGCCCGCATGTCGGCCATGCGGCCCCTGGTGCGTATCCTGGATCTCGAGAAATGGGATACGCCGAACGACGCCGCGATTTTGCAGACTCGCGCGATCCTGGAACAGGCCCTTGCCGTGGCCCCCAAGGCCGGGCAGCGGGAGGCGCGCATGAATCTGGCCCGGTTCTATTTCGCCAACGCCTATGGGGCGGAAGCCTTGGGTGTTTTGGCCCATGCCCTGGAGGTGCAACCGTCGCTGGCCCAGGACCGGGAATGGCTGTTGTTGCACGGCGGCGCCCAATTTTTGTTGGGCCGCCTGCCCGAGGCGGAGAAGGATCTGTATAACGCGGCGCTTAACGGCAGCGACGAAGGTGAATTTTGGCGCGCGATCATTCAGGCCGCGCGCGGCGACCTGAACGGGGCCTCCATCGAGCTGCGCCGGTCCGGCTCCATCGCCCGGCCCTATCCGCGCGCGTTGCGGTTTCGGCTATCGACCATTGTCGCCGAGGCGGTGGTCGAGATCGGCGACGTGCGCACGGCGGAAACGCTGATTTCCACGCTGCTGGCGGACAGCCCCAGCCCAAGCCAGGAAGCCCAAATCAAGTTCGTGCAAGGGCGTTTGGCGGAACTGGAAGGCGACTTCGACGGCGCCGTTTCGCTGTGGGAAGACGTCATGGACAGCCCCGACCGGCTGGCCCGCTTCCGCGCGGCGCGGTCGCGCGTCGAACTTCTGTTGCGTCTCGATCGCATGACCAAGCGCGAGGCCACCGAAGAGCTTGAAAAACAGCGCTTCGCCTGGCGCGGCGACAATCGGGAATTCGATCTTCTGCGTCGACTGGGTGCGCTTTACCTGGAACAGGACAAATACCGCGAGGCGTTGCAGACCCTGCGTCAGGCGGCGACTCATTTCCGCGATCACCCGGATGCCAAGGCCGTGACCAAGGAAATGTCGGATACCTTTAATGCCCTTTATCTGGAGGACAAGGCCGACACCCTGAAGCCGGTTACGGCGATCGCCATATACGAGGAATTCAAGGAACTGACTCCCGCCGGCTCGCGCGGCGACACCATGATTCAAAAGCTCGCCGACCGGCTTGTCGGGGTCGATCTTCTGGATCAGGCGGCTGCCCTTCTGGAAGGCCAGATCAAGTTCCGTCTGCAAGGCGCCGACCGGGCGCGCGTCGGCGCGCGCCTTGGTCTGATTCATCTTCTGGCGCGCAAGTACGTGGATGCCGAACGGGTGATTCGGGCGACCACCGCGGACGGCCTGAACGCCGACCTTGCGCAACAGCGCAATCATCTGCTCGTCCAGGCCTTGATGGGGCAGAAGCGTTATGCCGACGGGCTTGCCCTGTTGGAACCTGACGAGTCAATGGACGGGAATCTGCTGCGTTCGGAAATCTACTGGACCATGGGTAATTGGAATGACGCCGCCCAGGTCTTGCAGCGTGTCGTGACGGCAAGCGGCGCGCGCCGCGGTGAAAAGCTCAACCGCAAGCAGGCGCGCTACATGCTTAATCTGGCGACGGCGATGACGCTCAGCGGCAACGAACGCGGTCTGGCCCGTATCCGCGACAGCTTCGGCGCCGCCATGGCCAAGACCGAAATGGCGAAGGCTTTCGACCTGATTGCGGCACGCCCGGCCCTGGGGCTGATCGCGCCGGAAAGCGTCAAGGAGCGGGTCGCCGTGGCGCAGAACTTCAAGTCCTTCCTCACGGCGTACCGCGAGCGTCTGGAAAAAGACCCGCTCAGCGCCATCAACTGA
- a CDS encoding protein phosphatase CheZ produces the protein MATDSVDPELATRLQELGREPGGSVKVEEIAEVVEAILTTMQGDLSAVDVRLYEELESLSRFISEAKSDIAALRPDEVKDEFLPKAADELDAIVEATAEATNSIMDAVGEIEEVMSKLKGKNSERLMDATTKIYEACGFQDITGQRITKVVGALQHIEEKVDALLNAFGDEIAKYKAANPKVEEAPAEESQITDEDLLHGPQKKEAAMSQDDIDALLNSFD, from the coding sequence ATGGCAACAGACTCGGTCGATCCCGAGTTGGCCACACGTCTTCAGGAACTTGGAAGGGAACCTGGCGGCTCGGTCAAGGTCGAAGAGATTGCGGAAGTGGTGGAGGCGATCCTCACCACCATGCAAGGAGACCTGTCCGCCGTCGATGTCAGGCTCTACGAGGAACTGGAAAGCCTGTCGCGCTTCATTTCCGAAGCCAAATCCGACATCGCCGCTCTGCGTCCGGACGAGGTGAAGGATGAATTCCTTCCCAAGGCCGCCGATGAACTTGACGCCATCGTCGAAGCGACGGCGGAAGCGACCAACTCGATCATGGATGCCGTCGGCGAGATCGAGGAGGTGATGTCCAAACTCAAGGGCAAGAATTCCGAGCGTCTGATGGACGCGACCACCAAGATCTACGAAGCTTGCGGGTTTCAGGACATCACCGGCCAGCGCATCACCAAGGTGGTCGGCGCCCTGCAGCACATCGAGGAAAAGGTCGATGCGCTGCTCAACGCGTTCGGCGACGAGATCGCCAAGTACAAGGCGGCCAATCCGAAGGTCGAAGAGGCCCCGGCCGAGGAATCGCAGATAACCGACGAGGATCTTCTGCACGGCCCGCAGAAGAAAGAGGCGGCGATGTCGCAGGACGATATCGACGCCCTTCTGAACAGTTTCGACTGA
- the flgF gene encoding flagellar basal-body rod protein FlgF, which produces METTAVIAASRQGALKRQLEVVANNLANMSTNGYKSSQMMFVEHIVKSKGGERLISPKLTFARDLATRLDTTDGAIETTGNQLDMAIRNEGFFVVRDPQGNELYTRNGQFRLDTGGQIVNQQGYPLLSTGGQPMTLGPNDAEINIGRDGTISTENGQLGKVRIVRFENPQDLVQTSGALFSSETPAIDIASPDVIQGALEGSNVEPILEMAKMIELHRSYESAKSFIEREDERQKEMIRSLARDA; this is translated from the coding sequence ATGGAAACCACAGCGGTCATTGCCGCTTCGCGCCAAGGCGCGCTCAAACGGCAGCTCGAGGTTGTCGCCAACAATTTGGCGAACATGAGCACCAACGGCTACAAATCCAGCCAGATGATGTTCGTTGAGCATATCGTCAAAAGCAAAGGCGGCGAACGGCTCATCAGCCCCAAACTCACCTTTGCACGCGATCTGGCGACCCGGCTCGACACCACGGACGGCGCCATCGAAACCACGGGCAACCAGCTCGACATGGCGATCCGCAACGAAGGCTTCTTCGTGGTCCGCGACCCGCAAGGCAACGAACTGTACACGCGAAATGGCCAGTTTCGACTGGATACGGGCGGTCAGATCGTCAACCAGCAGGGCTATCCGCTGCTGTCGACCGGCGGCCAGCCGATGACCCTCGGCCCCAACGACGCCGAAATCAATATCGGCCGCGACGGAACCATTTCGACGGAGAACGGCCAGCTTGGCAAGGTCAGGATCGTGCGCTTCGAAAACCCGCAGGATCTGGTGCAGACGTCGGGAGCCTTGTTCTCCTCGGAGACGCCGGCCATCGACATCGCCAGCCCGGACGTGATCCAGGGCGCCCTGGAAGGTTCCAACGTGGAGCCCATCCTGGAGATGGCCAAAATGATCGAACTGCACCGCAGTTATGAAAGCGCGAAGTCCTTCATCGAACGCGAGGACGAACGCCAGAAGGAAATGATCAGAAGCCTGGCGCGCGACGCTTAA
- the flgG gene encoding flagellar basal-body rod protein FlgG, producing the protein MRSLDIGSTGMIAQQRNVEVISNNLANMNTTAFKRRRTEFQDLIYQDLRRVGSTSADNGAIVPTGVQLGLGVKLAAVYRIHEQGNLSSTDNTFDMAIQGKGFFQVQLPTGETAYTRDGTFQLNENGQIVTHDGYLLNPPITVQDDAIDVTINASGEVLVKIEGQVQFSNAGQIQTVNFQNEPGLEAIGNNLYKETPASGSATTGNPGTEGYGTILQGFLETSNVNAVEEISNLISAQRAYEMNSKVIQTSDEMLGTLTSLR; encoded by the coding sequence ATGAGATCACTTGATATCGGCTCGACGGGCATGATTGCCCAACAGCGAAACGTCGAGGTCATCTCCAACAACCTCGCCAACATGAACACCACGGCCTTCAAACGCCGGCGCACGGAATTCCAGGACCTGATTTACCAGGATCTGCGCCGCGTCGGATCGACCTCGGCCGACAATGGCGCCATCGTGCCCACGGGCGTGCAGCTCGGTCTCGGCGTGAAATTGGCCGCCGTCTACCGTATCCACGAACAGGGCAACCTGTCGTCCACCGACAACACGTTCGACATGGCCATTCAGGGCAAGGGCTTCTTCCAGGTCCAGTTGCCCACGGGCGAAACCGCCTATACCCGTGACGGCACGTTCCAACTTAACGAGAACGGCCAAATCGTGACCCATGACGGGTATCTCCTGAACCCGCCGATCACGGTGCAGGATGACGCCATCGACGTGACCATCAACGCGTCGGGCGAAGTTCTGGTGAAGATCGAAGGCCAGGTGCAATTCTCCAACGCCGGCCAGATCCAGACCGTGAATTTCCAGAACGAACCCGGTTTGGAAGCCATCGGCAACAACCTCTACAAGGAAACCCCGGCCTCCGGCAGCGCGACCACCGGCAACCCCGGAACGGAAGGCTACGGCACCATTCTGCAGGGCTTCCTGGAAACCTCGAACGTGAACGCGGTGGAAGAGATCTCCAACCTGATCTCCGCCCAGCGCGCCTACGAAATGAACTCCAAGGTCATCCAGACCTCGGATGAAATGCTGGGAACGCTGACTTCGCTCCGCTAA
- a CDS encoding response regulator, whose amino-acid sequence MAVDLNMNVLIVDDYQTMLRILRNLLRQLNFKNIDEASDGSEALKKLRAKSFGLIISDWNMEPMTGIQLLREVRADEKLKHIPFVMITAESKSENVIAAKEAGVSNYIVKPFNAETLKGKLISVLGEF is encoded by the coding sequence ATGGCTGTCGACCTGAATATGAACGTCCTGATCGTGGATGATTACCAGACCATGCTCAGGATTCTGCGCAACCTGTTGCGCCAGTTGAATTTCAAGAACATTGATGAAGCATCCGACGGATCGGAAGCGCTCAAGAAGCTTCGGGCGAAGTCGTTCGGCTTGATCATCTCCGACTGGAACATGGAGCCCATGACCGGGATTCAACTGCTGCGCGAAGTCCGTGCGGATGAAAAGTTGAAGCACATCCCGTTCGTCATGATCACGGCGGAAAGCAAGTCTGAAAACGTGATCGCGGCCAAGGAAGCCGGTGTTTCCAACTACATCGTCAAGCCGTTCAACGCCGAAACGCTTAAAGGCAAGCTGATCAGCGTCCTTGGCGAGTTCTAA
- a CDS encoding peroxiredoxin-like family protein has protein sequence MLMPRQKTPDLSVELVTGGTFDLASETSERGTVICFYRGLHCPICANYMTELEKLAPDFAKRGVGTIAISSDDAERGKAMAEKIAAKNLRVGYGLSLAKAREWGLFISTSRGKTSIGIEEPALFSEPGLFMVSPDQTLYYSSVQTMPFVRPHFSELLAALDFAIEKNYPARGEYTGTV, from the coding sequence ATGCTCATGCCACGCCAGAAGACCCCAGACCTTTCCGTCGAATTGGTGACCGGCGGCACGTTCGACCTTGCCTCGGAAACGTCCGAACGGGGGACGGTCATCTGTTTCTACCGGGGCCTGCATTGCCCGATCTGCGCCAATTACATGACGGAACTGGAAAAGCTCGCGCCGGATTTCGCCAAGCGCGGCGTCGGCACCATCGCGATCTCCAGCGACGACGCGGAACGCGGCAAGGCCATGGCCGAAAAGATCGCCGCCAAGAACCTGCGCGTCGGCTACGGCCTGTCCCTGGCCAAGGCGCGGGAATGGGGGCTGTTCATCTCGACCTCGCGGGGGAAGACCTCCATCGGCATCGAAGAGCCGGCCCTGTTTTCCGAACCCGGCCTGTTCATGGTCTCGCCGGATCAGACGCTCTACTACTCCTCGGTCCAGACCATGCCGTTCGTTCGTCCGCACTTCTCCGAACTGCTGGCGGCACTGGACTTCGCCATCGAGAAAAACTACCCGGCACGCGGCGAGTACACCGGCACGGTGTGA
- the fliM gene encoding flagellar motor switch protein FliM, producing the protein MTSPADDQDAMAAEWEAAMGGDGGGGGGGDEQDELAAEWEAMMGGDGDGASTDVGMAAPEATRVLNQDEIDSLLGFDDSHEEGTEKSGIQAILSSALVSYERLPMLEVVFDRLVRLMSTSLRNFTSDNVEVSLDNIASIRFGDYLNSIPLPAMLSVFKAEEWDNFGLITVDSSLIYSIVDVLLGGRRGTAAMRIEGRPYTTIERSLVERMIHVMLTDLSAAFEPLSPVTFRFDRLETNPRFATISRPSNAAIVTRLRIDMEDRGGRLELLLPYATLEPVRELLLQMFMGEKFGRDSIWETHLAEELWMTEVDLEAVIDQQVVSLQKVFDLKEGSQMMLNATPDSPVMLSCGNVPLYIGRMGRKGGRIAVRIEDRIDRAPKTS; encoded by the coding sequence ATGACGAGCCCGGCTGACGATCAAGACGCAATGGCGGCCGAATGGGAAGCCGCAATGGGCGGCGACGGCGGTGGCGGCGGCGGCGGCGACGAGCAGGACGAGCTGGCCGCCGAATGGGAAGCCATGATGGGCGGCGACGGCGACGGTGCCTCGACCGATGTCGGCATGGCCGCGCCCGAAGCCACCCGCGTTCTTAACCAGGACGAAATCGACAGCCTCCTGGGATTTGACGACAGTCACGAGGAAGGCACCGAAAAGTCGGGCATCCAGGCCATTCTGTCGTCGGCCCTGGTGTCCTACGAACGTCTGCCGATGCTCGAGGTCGTGTTCGACCGTCTCGTGCGTCTGATGTCGACCAGCCTTCGTAACTTCACCTCGGACAACGTCGAAGTCTCCCTCGACAACATCGCCTCCATCCGCTTCGGCGATTACCTGAACTCCATCCCCCTGCCGGCCATGCTCAGCGTGTTCAAGGCCGAGGAATGGGACAACTTCGGCCTGATCACGGTCGATTCCTCGCTGATCTATTCCATTGTCGACGTGCTTTTGGGGGGGCGCCGCGGCACCGCCGCGATGCGCATCGAAGGCCGCCCCTACACGACCATCGAACGTTCCCTGGTCGAACGCATGATCCACGTCATGCTGACCGACCTGTCGGCCGCGTTCGAGCCGCTCAGCCCCGTGACCTTCCGCTTCGACCGTCTGGAAACCAACCCGCGCTTCGCGACGATTTCCCGACCGTCGAACGCCGCCATCGTGACGCGCCTGCGCATCGACATGGAAGACCGCGGCGGGCGCCTGGAACTGCTGCTGCCCTACGCCACCCTGGAGCCGGTCCGCGAACTGCTGCTGCAGATGTTCATGGGCGAAAAATTCGGCCGGGATTCGATCTGGGAAACCCACCTGGCGGAAGAATTGTGGATGACCGAGGTCGATCTGGAGGCGGTCATCGACCAGCAGGTCGTCAGCCTGCAGAAGGTGTTCGACCTCAAGGAAGGCTCGCAGATGATGCTGAACGCGACGCCGGACAGCCCCGTCATGCTGTCCTGCGGCAACGTGCCCCTTTATATCGGCCGCATGGGCCGCAAGGGGGGGCGCATCGCGGTGCGCATCGAAGACCGTATCGATCGCGCGCCCAAGACGTCCTGA
- a CDS encoding flagellar basal body-associated FliL family protein, giving the protein MADDDDLENEEVGGADEDADGEEGASDGASKSKKKLIIIVAVLLLVVGGAAAAFFTGLLEPLISMITGKDSSSAVASGEAPEGIGLFHDLPEVLVNLNTAGRKSQFLKMKVSLEVASEQDKLIIDAVKDRVMDNFQVYLRELRIEDLQGSAGMYRLREELLRRVRAATAPAQVKDVLFKEMLVQ; this is encoded by the coding sequence ATGGCTGACGACGACGATCTGGAAAACGAAGAGGTCGGCGGCGCTGACGAAGACGCCGACGGCGAAGAGGGCGCTTCCGACGGTGCCTCCAAGAGCAAGAAGAAGCTCATCATCATCGTTGCGGTGCTGCTGCTTGTCGTGGGGGGGGCCGCGGCGGCGTTCTTCACGGGCTTGCTTGAGCCCCTGATTTCAATGATCACGGGCAAGGACAGTTCCTCCGCGGTCGCCTCGGGCGAGGCGCCGGAGGGTATCGGTCTGTTCCACGATCTGCCGGAGGTTCTGGTCAACCTGAACACGGCCGGCCGAAAATCCCAGTTTTTGAAGATGAAGGTGTCGCTCGAAGTGGCGAGTGAACAGGACAAACTGATCATCGATGCCGTGAAGGATCGCGTGATGGACAATTTCCAGGTCTATCTGCGTGAACTCAGGATCGAGGACTTGCAGGGTTCCGCCGGCATGTACCGCCTGCGCGAGGAGCTTCTGCGCCGGGTCCGGGCGGCGACGGCGCCGGCCCAGGTCAAGGACGTCCTGTTCAAGGAAATGCTGGTTCAGTAG